Part of the uncultured Desulfobacter sp. genome, TTGATCCGCAGGATTTCCATCACGGCGTTGAACAGATCCCCTTCAAACAGGTAGGTGCTGTTGGATAAGCTTAAATCCATTCCGGAGATGACCGGCAGTGACGTTAGCTTATCCTTCTCGGGTTCATACTCCTTAAACGGGGCACCCTGGGCGTTGATAACGATGTCTGCCAGGTTTTCAATGGTCACGATGGCCAGGGGTTCCTGCTCTTCAATTTTAATTGAAACGGTGGAGCACAGCTCTCGTTTTACCAAGGCCGTGCGCACCCATGGATGGGCCTTCAACTCTTTTTCCAGCAGTTCCGGCTGGAGTTCAAAAATATTGCCCGGGCGGTCCAGTCCTGTCCGGGCAAGGACCTCGTCTCTTGTGACCCGGTCAAGGCCGTCGATCATAATGGTTTTAACATCAAATAGGGGGCTTTGGAGAACCGCATCGTGGGTGTAGATGCAACCAAAGCTCATTGCACCCACGAAAAGAAAAAGAAAAAGTTTCCCCCAAATGGCTTTACCGCCGAAAAAAGTGTTAAATTTCCAGGTTTTCTTACCCTGCACCTTGTACCTGTTTTGAGTCATTTTCTTAGTCGCCAATGGTTTTTACCTCTTCTTTAAGGTTAATCCCGAATTCCTCGTATACGCTTTTCCTCACCTGGGCTGCCAGGTTCAGGATGTCGCTTGCGCGGGCGTTGCCGTGGTTGACAATGAAATTGGCGTGCAGATCAGATACCATGGCCCCGTTGTATTGGGCGCGTTTCATGCCGGCCTGCTCAATGAGAAAGCCTGCCGGTTTGTCGCCCGGGGGGTTTTTGAAAAAACACCCGGCAGATGCCTGGGACACCGGCTGGGTGGATTGCTTTGTTTTAAGGTTACGGTTAAATTCATCTTTGATGGTGTCGGCATCCGCCCGGGTCAGCCCAAACCGGACCTTGAGTACAATACTGTTTTCAAGGGCAAGTTTTCGGTAGGAAAACGCTAACACGTCTGCCGGCAACACCATCGTTTCCAGGGTGGCAAGGTCCAGGACCTCAATCTCTGTGACCACCCGGCTCATGTCGCTGCCAAAGGCCCCAGCGTTCATCATGACTGCTCCGCCGATGGTGCCCGGGATTCCGGCGGCCCATTCAAGGCCGGCCAGTCCCGCGTCCGCCGCATATCTGCCCAGGCGGTTGAGGGATTCTCCGGCAAGTGCCGTTAAATAGATCGGGTTCTTTTTATCGCCGCCTGTGGTCACCTCAATTTTTTGTTTCAGCCGGGTCAAAATGATCACGAGCCCCCGGATGCCTTTGTCCGAAACGAGTATATTGGTGCCGCCGCCGATAATGGTCATCGGCAGCTGTGCCTCGTGTGCAGTTTTAACGACGCCGATCACCTGCTCTATGGAATCGGGTTGTACCAGAAGATCCGCCGGGCCGCCCACCCGGAGACTGGTGTACCGGTCCATGGCCTTTTGGGTTTCTATCCCAAAAGAAGCGAACATCTCTTTTATGTGATCGCTTACAACCATGGTTTACAAAATCTCCACCAGTTTTTCGCCAAGGGTGTATACATCGCCGGCTCCCAAGGTCAGCACCATATCCCCCGGCTTTGCTTTATGGGTGATGATGGATAAGGCCTGGGTGAAATCCGGGGCAAAGCAGGCATCCTTGTGCCCATGGGCCTTTATGCCGTCCACCAGTTTTTCCGAATCCACATCTTCAATGGGGACTTCGGACGCCGCATAGATGGGCAGCACCATGAGCACGTCGGACTGGTAAAAGGAGCGGGTGAAGTCCTGGAACAAGGCCTGGGTTCTGGTGTATCTGTGGGGCTGGAATACCACAATCAGCCGTTTGTCCGGATAGCTGTCCCGGACCGCCGTCAAGGTCGCTTGGATCTCGGTGGGGTGATGGCCGTAATCATCCATCACCATAATGCCCTTGGCCTCTCCCTTGATCTCCAGGCGGCGTTTGACGCCTTTGATCTTTTCCAGTGCCTTTTTAATGGTGTCAAAGGGGATGTTCAGCTCCAGGCCCGTGGCAATGCCGGCCATGGCATTGAGGATATTGTGCCGCCCCCCGATGTTTAACAGAATATGGCCCAGGTCCTGGTCGCCCTTGAATACGTTGAACAAAGATTTTCCGTGTTCAAACCGGATGTGCCGTGCCTGGAGTTCCGACTGGGCCGTCATGCCGTAGGTGATATGCCGGACCGTGATCCTGGGCAGAATATCCTGGATATGTGGGTTGTCCAGGCAGAGGATGGCCAGGCCGTAAAAGGGTACGGAGTTGATGAATTGGACAAATTTATCTTTGATGTCGTCAATGTCTTTGTAAAAATCCAGATGCTCCAGGTCAATATTGGTCACGGCGGCAATGGATGGGGCGTATTTGAGAAATGAGCCGTCGCTTTCATCTGCTTCGGCCACAATAAATTCACCGGACCCGTGCAGGGCATTGGTGTCCAGCCCCTGGAGGAGACCGCCGATGATCACCGTGGGATCAAGCCCTGCGGTGTTGAGTATCTGGGAGATCATGGCGGTGGTGGAGGTTTTGCCATGGGCACCTGCCACGGCAATGGCGTATTTGATGCGCATCAGTTCGGCCAGCATTTCAGCCCTGGGAATGATGGGACACCCCAGTTCCCTGGCCCGGATCACTTCCGGGTTCTGGGCGGAAATGGCCGAAGAGGTGACCACCACATTGACATCTGTGAGGTTCTCCTTGGCATGACCTTTATAAATGGTTGCTCCTTTTTCCTTAAGCCGGTCGGTGATGTGGGAGAGTTTGAGATCGGAACCCGATATGGTGTAGCCAAGGTTCACCAACAGTTCGGCAATGCCGCTCATGCCGATGCCGCCGATGCCTACAAAGTGTATGTGATAATCATGCTGGTACATTTTCTTTCCTTCTTGAAACATCCGCCCCTAAAATTTGATCGGCAATGAGGTCTGCGCCGTGGGGCATGGCAAGCGTCTTCATGGTGTCTGCCATTTGGGATCTTTTTTGTGTGTTGTTGCGCAGGTCCTCAATGGCTGCCGATAACGTTTGCCCTGTCAGGGATTTGTCCGCAATCATGATCGCGGCACCCTGGTCGGCTAAAAATTTTGCGTTTGCGGTCTGGTGGTCGTCCGCCGCATGGGGGTAGGGCACCAGGATGGCGGGTTTGCCTTTGATGCACAGTTCGGACACCGTACCTGCGCCTGCCCGGCCGATGACCAGGTCGGCCCGGTCCTGGATGGCCGGCATATCGTAGAAAAAAGCGGCGGCTTTGTGCCGGACATTGCGATCTTCATAAAAACTTTGGATTTGAGCCTCGGCATTTTTCCCGGTCTGGTGGATGATGAACAGTGAATTCGTATCTTCCATCATGGTAACGGCTTGGGTGAAGGCCTTGTTAATGGAGGCCGCACCCTGGCTGCCGCCGGTGACAAGCACAAGAAAATCGTCGGGGTTTATCCGCTCCAGAACGCTCTCTTCCGTGGTTTGGTTTTCCGGCTGGGTGCCCAAAGGACGGCGAACCGGGTTGCCCACTAAAAAGGTGGTGTCGTTTTCCGGCATGCCCTTGGTCTCTTTAAAGGAGATAAACCGGGTCCGGGCGATTTTGCTTAGCATGCGGTTGGTCATGCCCGGAAATGCGTTCTGTTCATGGATGGCCGTCTGCCTGAAAAGGATACGTCCGGCCAGCACCAGGGCAAAGGATGAAAATCCGCCCACGCCTAAAATGAAATCCGCCCTGAACATAATAATGATCATCAGTGCCTGGAGCAGGCTGATGCCCACAAGGGACGCGGACCAGGCCTTGGCAAATATGTTTTTCCCTTTTATGGGCCGGGAGATGATTGAGCGATGCTCAAACCCGTACCGGGCAAGGGTATCTGTTTCAAAGGGTGCATCGGTGCCCACAAACAAAATTTTTGTGGACGGATCTTTTTCCACCAGGGCCTGGGCCACGGCAATGCCCGGGAACAGATGTCCCCCTGTTTTTCCGCCGGCAATGATGACGCGTTTATTTTTTTGCATGATTTGCCGACGCTCCTATGTTCATTAAAATACCCATGGCTGCCATATTGATGATCAGTGATGTCCCGCCGTAGGAAATAAAGGGCAGGGTGAGGCCTTTGGTGGGCAGCACGCCCAGGGTCACGCCCGTATTGATGATGACCTGAAGTCCTAAGTAGAGGGTGATGCCCGTGGCGGTGACGGCCCCGAAAAAGGTGTCTGCCTGCCGGGCAATGCGGGTGCCGGTGTGCAGGATCAGCCCGTAAAGCACCAGGATAGCTGTGACCCCGATAAGACCGAGCTCTTCACCGATGATGGAAAAAATAAAATCGGTATGGGGCTCGGGCAGAAAGTGCATTTTCTGCATGGAAAGTCCCACACCTTTGCCGAAAAGTCCGCCCGATCCAAAGGCTTTCAACGAGTTCGTGAGCTGAAATCCGATCCCTAGAGGATCTTCCCAGGGGTTTAAAAAGGCCATGATCCGTTCGAGCCGGTAGCTGACCTTAAAAACCAGAAAGTATGCCGTCACAGGAATGATCACCGGTAATGGACTGAGCAGATAAAGCAAAGGAACGCCCGCGGTGAACATCATCCCCCAGCAGATCATACCCAGCACCACGATGGTACCGAAATCAGGCTGGCACAGGATGAGCGCGGCCATAAGGCCGAACACCGCGGCATGGGGGACAACGCCAATGGAAAATTCCTTGAGTTTTCCGATCTCCTGTTTTTTGGACAGGGAGTAGGCCATGAAAAGGATCATGGCAAGCTTGGCAAATTCAGCCGGTTGAAATGCAAACGGTCCCACATCAAGCCAACGCCGGGCATTGTTGGCCTTGATGCCCAACGACGGGATCAAAACGGCCACCAGAAGGCCGATGGCCGCAAGTAAAATGATATAGGCCATGCTTTTGTATAGTTTGTACGGCAACGAGGCGGTGACATACATGATGCCAAGGCTGGTAAATAAAAATATGGACTGGCGTTTCAGGTAGTAAAACAGGGTATTATGCTCATCCATGGCGATGCTGCAGGAGGCGGAATAGACCATGACCAGGCCGATGCAGGTAAGAATCAGTACCGGAAACAGAATGGTTTTTTCCCTGAAAAAGGGGTGGAGACGACCGGGAAGATATTTACCTGGGGGCATCGTGTCAGCCATGGCAGACCTCCTGGGCCGGAACAAGCCCGTTGACAATGCGGGCAAAATCTTTTCCCCGTTCCTGGTAGTTGGCATAGAGATCAAAACTTGCACAGGCCGGGGATAAAAGCACCACATTTCCTTTGCCTGCAACCGACACGGCCTTGTTCACGGCGCAGATCATGTCTTGGCAACGGTATGTGGGGCAAATGCCTTCAAAGGTTTCCATGACATGGTCGGCGGCTTCGCCCATACCGATTACCGCCTTGGCCCGGGCGTTAACTTCGGGGATCAGGGGCGCGAAATCCAGGCCCTTTTCCCGGCCTCCGAGAATTAAAATGATGCCGGATTCAAAGGACTCCAGCGCACGGAGTACGGCATCTACGTTGGTGGCCTTGGAGTCGTTGTAAAACCGGACCCCGTCAATCTCCCGGACAAAGGCAATGCGATGGTCTGACAGGATAAATTCGTTCAGGGCCTGCCGGATGCCAGCCATGTCGGCACCGCAGCTGAGCGCCGCAAGGGCGGCTGCGGCAACATTTTCCAGGTTATGGATGCCGGGAAGCCCGGCCAGTGTCTCTGCTGTCAGGGTGTCGCTGATCTTGTCAGTTTGGATCTCGATGCCCGTCTTGTGGACGCTTGCACCCCGATTTACAGGATGGGCGGATGAAAATTCAAGAACGTCGGCACAAATGGATTGGGTCCGGGTTGAAAAATCGTTGAT contains:
- a CDS encoding FtsQ-type POTRA domain-containing protein; the encoded protein is MTQNRYKVQGKKTWKFNTFFGGKAIWGKLFLFLFVGAMSFGCIYTHDAVLQSPLFDVKTIMIDGLDRVTRDEVLARTGLDRPGNIFELQPELLEKELKAHPWVRTALVKRELCSTVSIKIEEQEPLAIVTIENLADIVINAQGAPFKEYEPEKDKLTSLPVISGMDLSLSNSTYLFEGDLFNAVMEILRIKGIGQIQTILGDENTGILINILNTYPDTGFTNNSADTESEDKAMIPVKLGFDEFEKKLARARQIQRYMKINYPDKKISAIDLYSLEKVFVSTEDAAQNAIEKGV
- the murB gene encoding UDP-N-acetylmuramate dehydrogenase; amino-acid sequence: MVVSDHIKEMFASFGIETQKAMDRYTSLRVGGPADLLVQPDSIEQVIGVVKTAHEAQLPMTIIGGGTNILVSDKGIRGLVIILTRLKQKIEVTTGGDKKNPIYLTALAGESLNRLGRYAADAGLAGLEWAAGIPGTIGGAVMMNAGAFGSDMSRVVTEIEVLDLATLETMVLPADVLAFSYRKLALENSIVLKVRFGLTRADADTIKDEFNRNLKTKQSTQPVSQASAGCFFKNPPGDKPAGFLIEQAGMKRAQYNGAMVSDLHANFIVNHGNARASDILNLAAQVRKSVYEEFGINLKEEVKTIGD
- the murC gene encoding UDP-N-acetylmuramate--L-alanine ligase: MYQHDYHIHFVGIGGIGMSGIAELLVNLGYTISGSDLKLSHITDRLKEKGATIYKGHAKENLTDVNVVVTSSAISAQNPEVIRARELGCPIIPRAEMLAELMRIKYAIAVAGAHGKTSTTAMISQILNTAGLDPTVIIGGLLQGLDTNALHGSGEFIVAEADESDGSFLKYAPSIAAVTNIDLEHLDFYKDIDDIKDKFVQFINSVPFYGLAILCLDNPHIQDILPRITVRHITYGMTAQSELQARHIRFEHGKSLFNVFKGDQDLGHILLNIGGRHNILNAMAGIATGLELNIPFDTIKKALEKIKGVKRRLEIKGEAKGIMVMDDYGHHPTEIQATLTAVRDSYPDKRLIVVFQPHRYTRTQALFQDFTRSFYQSDVLMVLPIYAASEVPIEDVDSEKLVDGIKAHGHKDACFAPDFTQALSIITHKAKPGDMVLTLGAGDVYTLGEKLVEIL
- the murG gene encoding undecaprenyldiphospho-muramoylpentapeptide beta-N-acetylglucosaminyltransferase encodes the protein MQKNKRVIIAGGKTGGHLFPGIAVAQALVEKDPSTKILFVGTDAPFETDTLARYGFEHRSIISRPIKGKNIFAKAWSASLVGISLLQALMIIIMFRADFILGVGGFSSFALVLAGRILFRQTAIHEQNAFPGMTNRMLSKIARTRFISFKETKGMPENDTTFLVGNPVRRPLGTQPENQTTEESVLERINPDDFLVLVTGGSQGAASINKAFTQAVTMMEDTNSLFIIHQTGKNAEAQIQSFYEDRNVRHKAAAFFYDMPAIQDRADLVIGRAGAGTVSELCIKGKPAILVPYPHAADDHQTANAKFLADQGAAIMIADKSLTGQTLSAAIEDLRNNTQKRSQMADTMKTLAMPHGADLIADQILGADVSRRKENVPA
- the ftsW gene encoding putative lipid II flippase FtsW; the protein is MADTMPPGKYLPGRLHPFFREKTILFPVLILTCIGLVMVYSASCSIAMDEHNTLFYYLKRQSIFLFTSLGIMYVTASLPYKLYKSMAYIILLAAIGLLVAVLIPSLGIKANNARRWLDVGPFAFQPAEFAKLAMILFMAYSLSKKQEIGKLKEFSIGVVPHAAVFGLMAALILCQPDFGTIVVLGMICWGMMFTAGVPLLYLLSPLPVIIPVTAYFLVFKVSYRLERIMAFLNPWEDPLGIGFQLTNSLKAFGSGGLFGKGVGLSMQKMHFLPEPHTDFIFSIIGEELGLIGVTAILVLYGLILHTGTRIARQADTFFGAVTATGITLYLGLQVIINTGVTLGVLPTKGLTLPFISYGGTSLIINMAAMGILMNIGASANHAKK
- the murD gene encoding UDP-N-acetylmuramoyl-L-alanine--D-glutamate ligase, with amino-acid sequence MSKFPETYELIVGLGACGLSMARFLNSRGHCVAATDIDETKTDEAASLEKLGIPVVIGRHTQEMFDKASVIIPSPGIPLTMPFIRAAREKGVTVTGELDIFHRYNTTPVIAITATNGKTTTTELTTAMLEASGVSCFMGGNIGTPLVEYLMQDNPKDVVVAEISSFQLDLAQTFKPQTAALLNIAEDHLNRYPDFDSYINSKWSIFKNMTAEDTAVINGRINDFSTRTQSICADVLEFSSAHPVNRGASVHKTGIEIQTDKISDTLTAETLAGLPGIHNLENVAAAALAALSCGADMAGIRQALNEFILSDHRIAFVREIDGVRFYNDSKATNVDAVLRALESFESGIILILGGREKGLDFAPLIPEVNARAKAVIGMGEAADHVMETFEGICPTYRCQDMICAVNKAVSVAGKGNVVLLSPACASFDLYANYQERGKDFARIVNGLVPAQEVCHG